The DNA segment CGTTTTATTGCGGTAACTAAAGTATTAATATCAAATGGTTTTACTAGAAAATCTTTTACTCCAAGCCTTACTGCCTCTATAGCGCGATTTAGCGTTGCATTACCTGTGATAATGATAAAATCATATTTATTCTCACAAGCTTGTACAAATTCAATACCATCCATACCCGGCATATTAATATCTGTAATAATTAAATCAACATCATCATTTAATTTTTTTAGCGCTTCAGTTGCTGATTTATAGGATTTTATAGTAAATTCTTCATACTCACCCAAAGCTATTTCGAGTGATTTTCTCATATTTATATCATCTTCAACTATAACTAAATTCATCTCAAACCTTAAGCTAAAATACCTTTTTTAGGACCACTTTTACCATGACATTCTTTATATTTTTTGCCACTACCACAAGGACAAGGTGAATTTCTAGGTACTTTAGTAATTTGTGCTTCACCGTTTTCATTAACACCACTTTCTGTAGTATTTGATAAAAACTGCTCATTTTGTTCATGGCTTTTTTCTTCAAAATTTTGTGCTTCTTTTTGAGTAAAAACTACATTAAATAACAATTTTAAACTATCAAATTTAATACGCTCAACAAGCTCCATGAAAAGATTATAACTTTCTTTTTTATACTCCACTAAAGGATCTTTTTGGTTATAACTTCTTAAACCTATACCAGTTTTTAAAATATCCATTTGGTATAAATGCTCTCTCCATAGATTATCTAAAATTTGAAGATATAAAATTCTTTCAATTCTTCTAGCTTCCTTATCTTCAATAATACTCATTTTGTCTTTATAAGCTTTTTCTAAAATTTCACTTAATTTGTTTTCTACTTCAATCACACCTAAATCTTTAAAATCAGCTTCGTTTAGCTCAAGGTTACACTCATAACTTACTTTTTGCTTTAAGCTTTCAAAATGCTTAACATCATCTTCAAGCTCTGCATTTAGATAAATTTGACTTACCAAATGATTGCTATATTCAACAATATTTTTTAAAATTTTATCTTGCAAATCAAATTCTTCATCTAGTAATTCATTTCTATAATTATAGATAGTCTTTCTTTGCTCATTAGCCACATCATCATATTCAAGCAAATGTTTTCTACTTTCAAAATGTAAACTTTCAACTTTTTTTTGAGCATTTTCTACAGCTCTTGTAACAATGCGACTTTCTATATGCTCACCCTCTTCTATACCCAATCTTTCCATGATATTTTTAATGCGATCACCGCCAAAAATTCTCAAAAGATTATCCTCTAAACTTAAATAAAATCTACTTACACCAGGATCACCTTGACGCCCTGCACGACCACGAAGTTGATTATCTATTCTTCTACTTTCATGGCGCTCAGTTCCTATAATATAAAGCCCTCCTAAAGCTCTTATTTCATCATCTATTTTTATATCAACGCCACGACCTGCCATATTAGTAGCTATGGTTACTGCACCTTTTTTACCCGCATCTTGGATAATCAAAGCTTCTTGCTCGTGATTTTTAGCATTAAGCACATGATGAGGAATGCGTTCTTTTACAAGCATATTATGAAATACTTCACTTCTTTCAATACTTGCAGTTCCCACTAAAACTGGCTGACCCTTTGCATTTGCTTTTTTTATCTCTTCAATAACTGCTTTAAATTTTTCTTCTTGAGTTTTATAAATCAAATCATCTTTATCTATTCTTGCAACCGGTATATTTGTAGGTATAGAAACTACATCTAAATTATATATTTGAGAAAATTCTGTTGCCTCAGTTTGTGCAGTACCTGTCATGCCTGCTAACTTTTTATACATTCTAAAATAATTTTGGAAAGTAATATCTGCTAAAGTTTGACTTTCTTCCTGAATTTTTACCCCTTCTTTAGCCTCTAATGCTTGGTGTAAACCATCACTAAAGCGTCTTCCTTCACTTAGCCTTCCTGTAAATTCATCAACAATTACAACTTCTTTATCTCTTAATACATAATGTACATCTTTTTCGAATAAATTATGTGCTTTTAAAGCCTGATCAAGCTGATGAGCTAATATTGCATTATCTAAACTATATAAATTTTCTACTCCAAATAATTTTTCTGCCTTAGAAATTCCAGCCTCTGTAATCATAATAGTTCTATTTTTCTCATCAACAACAAAATCACCACTTGGTAATTCTTGAGGAGTAGCAGCTGCTTGGCCTTTTTGCATTTGTTTTGCTACTTCATTTGCTTTAATATAACCATCTAAAGTTCTATTTGTAGGCCCACTTATAATAAGTGGAGTTCTTGCTTCATCTATTAAAATACTATCTACTTCATCAACTATAACAAAATTATGTTCTCTTTGCACTTTTTCAAGTTTTGAAAATTTCATATTATCACGCAAATAATCAAAGCCAAATTCATTATTTGTACCATAAGTTATATCACACTCATAAGCTTTTTTATGTGCTTCATCGCTATTTTGCTCTGAAAGTATCACCCCCACACTAAAACCTAAAAAATTATAAATGGCACTCATTTGCTCTGCATCTCTTTTGGCTAAATAATCATTTACAGTAACCACATGCACGCCCTTACCGCTCATAGCATTTAATACAACAGGCAAAGTCGCAACCAAGGTTTTACCTTCCCCAGTTTTCATTTCAGCGATTTTTCCCTCATGCAAAACCATGCCACCGATTAATTGCACATCAAAATGACGCATATTAAGCGTCCTTTTTCCTACTTCTCTAACTATTGCAAAAACATCATTTAGTATTTGGTCTAAAGTTTTTTCTTCTTTTTGAATTTGTGTTTTAAAATCTATAAAATTTTGTTTTAATTCATCATCGCTTAAATTTTGGTATTTTGACTCTAAAGCATTAATTTGTGCAACTCTCTTTAAATATTTTTTTACTTCTCGATCATTTTTTGTGCCAAATATTGCTTTAAATACACTAGAAAACATTTTTTTACCTTTAATTACAAAAATATATGCTAAATTATACCTTGATTTTAATTAGAACTATATAAAATTTTATTTGCATAAATTTTATATAATTTGTAAAATTTTTAAAGGATAATTATGAAATATTTTGTATTTTTAATGATATTTGCTTGTAATATTTTTGCTTTTGATATAAATTTTAAAAATTTTAGCAGTGATTTTGAACAAAAAGTACAAAGTAATAATTCTTCGCTAAATTACAAAGGAAATTTTATCATCACTCAAAATAAAGCCTTTTGGAATTATACTAAGCCGAATAAAAAGCAAATTTATATCAACAACAAAGAAGTTGTTATCATAGAACCTGAATTAGAACAAGCCATTTATACTCAATTACAAAATTTACCAAATCTTCAAGCAATTTTTAAAAATGCAAAATCAATATCTCACGAAAGCTATGAAGCAAAATACGAAAATATCATATATAAT comes from the Campylobacter sp. CNRCH_2014_0184h genome and includes:
- the secA gene encoding preprotein translocase subunit SecA; protein product: MFSSVFKAIFGTKNDREVKKYLKRVAQINALESKYQNLSDDELKQNFIDFKTQIQKEEKTLDQILNDVFAIVREVGKRTLNMRHFDVQLIGGMVLHEGKIAEMKTGEGKTLVATLPVVLNAMSGKGVHVVTVNDYLAKRDAEQMSAIYNFLGFSVGVILSEQNSDEAHKKAYECDITYGTNNEFGFDYLRDNMKFSKLEKVQREHNFVIVDEVDSILIDEARTPLIISGPTNRTLDGYIKANEVAKQMQKGQAAATPQELPSGDFVVDEKNRTIMITEAGISKAEKLFGVENLYSLDNAILAHQLDQALKAHNLFEKDVHYVLRDKEVVIVDEFTGRLSEGRRFSDGLHQALEAKEGVKIQEESQTLADITFQNYFRMYKKLAGMTGTAQTEATEFSQIYNLDVVSIPTNIPVARIDKDDLIYKTQEEKFKAVIEEIKKANAKGQPVLVGTASIERSEVFHNMLVKERIPHHVLNAKNHEQEALIIQDAGKKGAVTIATNMAGRGVDIKIDDEIRALGGLYIIGTERHESRRIDNQLRGRAGRQGDPGVSRFYLSLEDNLLRIFGGDRIKNIMERLGIEEGEHIESRIVTRAVENAQKKVESLHFESRKHLLEYDDVANEQRKTIYNYRNELLDEEFDLQDKILKNIVEYSNHLVSQIYLNAELEDDVKHFESLKQKVSYECNLELNEADFKDLGVIEVENKLSEILEKAYKDKMSIIEDKEARRIERILYLQILDNLWREHLYQMDILKTGIGLRSYNQKDPLVEYKKESYNLFMELVERIKFDSLKLLFNVVFTQKEAQNFEEKSHEQNEQFLSNTTESGVNENGEAQITKVPRNSPCPCGSGKKYKECHGKSGPKKGILA
- the lolA gene encoding LolA-like outer membrane lipoprotein chaperone, which encodes MKYFVFLMIFACNIFAFDINFKNFSSDFEQKVQSNNSSLNYKGNFIITQNKAFWNYTKPNKKQIYINNKEVVIIEPELEQAIYTQLQNLPNLQAIFKNAKSISHESYEAKYENIIYNIKLENGSLNSISYKDELGNLVSLYFYNQKFDQNINDNIFIPKIPSHFDIIH